A window of the Arenibacter algicola genome harbors these coding sequences:
- the egtD gene encoding L-histidine N(alpha)-methyltransferase, translated as MNKQFAIDVKEGLSKSPKSLSSKYLYDEKGSALFSKIMKLPEYYLTNAEFEIFENKASEIINLLGITNQKNFDLIELGAGDGYKTMELLKALDTLCFQYQYSPIDISAKALNQIEENIKQQFPNKKICPKLGDYFHILHDLKPSPLPKVVLFLGSNIGNMENVEANFFLTHLSENLSKGDKLILGVDLKKSKDIVLPAYNDSQGVTSEFNLNLLSRINSELDADFNTDLFEHTPMYDEEQGVAKSAIKSIVNQEVEIKSLDMKVAFRKEEQIHTEISRKYDDATIQNICLNTGLKIVGRITDSQNYFADYIIGKE; from the coding sequence ATGAACAAGCAATTCGCCATCGATGTTAAAGAAGGGCTCAGCAAAAGCCCGAAAAGCCTCTCCTCTAAGTATCTTTATGACGAAAAGGGTTCTGCACTCTTTTCTAAGATCATGAAATTGCCGGAGTATTATTTGACCAATGCAGAGTTTGAAATTTTTGAAAACAAAGCTTCTGAAATCATTAATCTCCTAGGTATTACAAATCAAAAAAACTTCGACCTAATTGAGCTTGGTGCTGGTGATGGGTATAAGACCATGGAATTACTAAAAGCATTGGACACCCTCTGCTTTCAATACCAGTACAGCCCGATTGATATTTCTGCAAAAGCCCTAAATCAAATCGAAGAAAATATTAAGCAACAATTCCCTAATAAAAAAATCTGTCCCAAACTAGGGGATTATTTTCATATCCTACATGATTTAAAACCCTCTCCCCTTCCCAAAGTTGTACTGTTCCTAGGTTCCAATATTGGAAATATGGAGAATGTGGAGGCCAATTTCTTTTTGACCCATCTTAGTGAGAACTTATCCAAAGGTGATAAACTTATACTTGGCGTGGATTTAAAGAAAAGCAAGGACATTGTACTCCCTGCCTACAACGATAGTCAGGGGGTAACCAGCGAGTTTAACCTTAATTTATTGAGTAGAATAAACAGCGAACTTGATGCAGATTTTAACACCGATTTGTTTGAACATACGCCTATGTATGACGAAGAGCAAGGAGTAGCCAAAAGCGCTATCAAAAGTATTGTCAATCAAGAGGTAGAGATTAAAAGCTTGGACATGAAAGTCGCTTTCAGAAAAGAAGAACAGATCCACACCGAAATTTCAAGAAAATACGACGACGCTACCATTCAAAATATCTGTTTAAATACGGGACTTAAAATTGTGGGCAGGATAACAGATTCCCAGAACTATTTTGCAGATTATATTATTGGGAAAGAATAA
- the egtB gene encoding ergothioneine biosynthesis protein EgtB, protein MDLINQYNDVRAYTEQICKPLQTEDYVVQVAEFASPVKWQLAHSSWFFETFVLLPHLPDYKLFNIDFPYLFNSYYNNAGDRVLRAKRGNLTRPTTNEVYAYRKHVDTAMGQLLQQKLDAEMVQLVTLGLHHEQQHQELLLSDIKYMFGQNPIFPAYDVETSLLDQESNRESGHVKISEGVYTIGYQGDGFCFDNELGVHKVYLHDFEIQKGLVTNGEYIEFIEAGGYMDFNLWLDEGWSWLKQNQVSKPLYWHQLDGQWMHYTLKGFQKIKENDILKHISFYEAMAFAEWKGMRLPTEFEWEIASSQLNWGQRWEWTNSAYLPYPGFKKAPGAIGEYNGKFMINQMVLRGASIATSPKHSRPTYRNFFHPNAQWQFTGIRLAK, encoded by the coding sequence ATGGACTTGATAAACCAATACAATGACGTTAGGGCTTATACGGAACAAATCTGCAAACCGCTCCAAACAGAGGATTATGTAGTCCAGGTAGCGGAATTTGCAAGTCCGGTTAAATGGCAATTGGCACATAGCAGTTGGTTTTTTGAAACCTTTGTATTACTTCCCCATCTCCCAGATTATAAGCTTTTCAATATAGATTTCCCCTACTTGTTCAACAGTTATTACAACAATGCAGGAGATCGGGTTTTAAGGGCAAAACGTGGTAATCTTACCAGACCCACTACTAACGAGGTGTATGCTTATCGTAAACATGTGGATACGGCCATGGGGCAATTGTTACAGCAAAAGTTGGATGCCGAAATGGTTCAATTAGTAACCTTAGGCCTGCATCACGAGCAACAGCATCAAGAATTATTGCTGAGCGATATCAAATATATGTTTGGGCAAAATCCCATTTTTCCTGCTTATGATGTGGAAACCAGCTTACTGGATCAAGAAAGTAACAGGGAGTCAGGACATGTAAAAATATCAGAAGGGGTTTACACCATTGGCTATCAGGGAGATGGATTTTGTTTTGATAATGAATTAGGAGTCCATAAAGTGTATTTGCACGATTTTGAAATTCAAAAAGGCTTGGTGACCAATGGGGAGTACATTGAGTTTATTGAAGCTGGCGGCTATATGGATTTTAACCTGTGGTTGGATGAAGGATGGTCGTGGTTAAAACAAAACCAAGTTTCTAAGCCTTTGTATTGGCATCAGCTAGATGGGCAATGGATGCATTATACCTTAAAAGGGTTTCAGAAAATAAAGGAAAATGACATTTTAAAACATATCAGTTTTTATGAAGCCATGGCTTTTGCTGAATGGAAAGGCATGCGTTTGCCTACAGAATTTGAGTGGGAAATAGCTTCGAGCCAACTTAATTGGGGGCAGCGGTGGGAATGGACCAACAGTGCTTATCTGCCTTATCCCGGTTTTAAAAAAGCCCCTGGTGCAATAGGGGAATACAATGGCAAATTTATGATTAATCAAATGGTTCTCCGTGGAGCCTCAATAGCCACTTCACCAAAGCATAGCCGACCAACTTATCGCAATTTTTTTCACCCAAATGCCCAATGGCAATTTACCGGAATACGATTAGCAAAATGA
- a CDS encoding amidohydrolase encodes MRLRYSLFVRMSISFLLFTACKGTVHESATLLIFGGNIYTVDATRPMVEAVAVKDNTILFAGSLAEAEQYKNDQTQLLDLNDKTMTPGLIEGHGHFMGLGYNELNLDLNNTTSYQEIVDAVAERVKTAAPGEWITGRGWHQSKWTEMPSETVNGFQTHDLLSAVSPDNPVYLGHASGHAGFANAKAMEIAGLMELDKEGISKFEVEGGEVMRDAMGRPTGIFNELAQSLITKHIPENTPAKDIKAFEMAVAACHKNGITGFHDAGIGRETIALYEEMKAKDKMKIRLYGMLTGGDKELLNEWYKKGPIVDPDNLVTIRSVKLNCDGALGSRGAWLLEAYTDRPGHFGHETLPMNFVEETAINGLEYGFQVCSHAIGDRANREVLDRYESAFTELPQLATDHRFRIEHAQHLHPEDIPRFAQLKVIPAMQAIHMSSDRAWAIDRLGEQRIKEGAYMWQSLLKSGIPIVNGTDVPVEPLNPIASFYASVTRKTLQGTPDGGYEPAEKMTREQALRSYTLDAAYGAFEEGIKGSITVGKLADFTIYNQDLMKVAEKELLNTEIAMTIFGGEIVYTK; translated from the coding sequence ATGCGATTACGATATTCTCTTTTCGTAAGAATGTCCATAAGCTTCCTGCTTTTCACAGCCTGCAAGGGTACGGTACATGAATCTGCCACCTTACTTATATTTGGAGGTAATATTTATACTGTAGATGCTACTAGGCCAATGGTAGAAGCAGTAGCCGTGAAGGACAACACTATCCTTTTCGCCGGTAGTCTTGCCGAAGCCGAACAATACAAAAACGACCAAACACAACTGTTGGATCTTAATGATAAAACCATGACGCCAGGATTAATAGAAGGGCATGGCCATTTCATGGGATTGGGTTACAATGAATTGAACTTAGATCTCAATAACACCACCAGCTATCAAGAAATAGTAGATGCTGTAGCCGAGAGAGTTAAAACTGCAGCGCCGGGAGAATGGATTACGGGCAGAGGATGGCATCAAAGCAAATGGACGGAAATGCCCTCAGAAACAGTAAATGGCTTTCAAACACATGACTTACTTAGTGCAGTTTCCCCTGACAATCCGGTTTACTTGGGGCACGCCAGTGGTCATGCAGGTTTTGCCAATGCCAAGGCCATGGAAATTGCCGGCCTAATGGAATTGGACAAGGAAGGAATCAGCAAATTTGAGGTCGAAGGTGGTGAAGTAATGCGGGACGCCATGGGAAGGCCAACGGGTATTTTCAATGAGCTTGCCCAAAGCCTTATTACAAAACACATACCCGAGAACACTCCTGCAAAAGATATCAAAGCATTTGAAATGGCGGTTGCCGCCTGCCATAAAAATGGTATTACCGGGTTTCACGATGCGGGAATAGGTAGAGAGACCATTGCGCTATACGAAGAAATGAAAGCCAAGGATAAAATGAAAATTCGACTGTACGGCATGCTAACGGGCGGAGACAAAGAGTTGTTGAACGAATGGTATAAAAAGGGTCCAATAGTGGATCCCGATAATTTAGTAACTATCCGCTCCGTGAAATTAAACTGTGATGGGGCCTTGGGTTCGCGAGGGGCTTGGTTGTTGGAAGCCTATACCGATAGGCCTGGACATTTTGGCCACGAAACCCTCCCAATGAATTTTGTGGAAGAAACCGCAATTAACGGTCTAGAGTACGGTTTTCAGGTATGCTCACACGCTATAGGCGACCGGGCCAATAGGGAAGTGCTGGACCGGTACGAATCGGCCTTTACCGAATTGCCCCAATTGGCAACCGATCACAGGTTCCGGATAGAGCATGCTCAACATTTACATCCTGAAGATATACCCCGATTTGCCCAATTAAAAGTTATTCCGGCAATGCAAGCCATACACATGTCTTCGGATAGGGCTTGGGCAATTGACCGTTTGGGAGAACAACGAATAAAAGAAGGTGCCTATATGTGGCAAAGCCTTTTAAAAAGTGGTATCCCCATAGTGAACGGCACCGATGTACCAGTGGAACCACTAAACCCAATCGCGAGTTTCTATGCCAGTGTAACAAGAAAGACTTTACAAGGTACCCCGGATGGAGGTTATGAGCCGGCAGAAAAGATGACACGGGAGCAGGCCCTTAGATCATATACCCTGGATGCGGCCTATGGAGCCTTTGAAGAGGGCATTAAGGGCTCTATAACGGTTGGTAAATTAGCCGATTTCACTATTTATAACCAGGATCTAATGAAGGTTGCTGAAAAAGAGCTTTTAAATACGGAGATAGCCATGACGATTTTTGGGGGCGAAATAGTATATACCAAGTAG